A genomic window from Flintibacter sp. KGMB00164 includes:
- a CDS encoding glycosyltransferase, translated as MKIVVYAICKNEAQFVSRWIKSMSEADQIVVLDTGSTDDTVQRLRTLGAQVTVETICPWRFDVARNRSLELVDPDADICVCTDLDEVFHPGWRKALESAWVPGTTQATYRYTWSFRADGDEGVVFWYEKIHARHGYRWVHPVHEVLEWVGPGQPGLKISAEGVQLDHHPDPKKSRAQYLPLLELAVSETPQDDRSVHYLGREYLFHSRWDDCIRTLTQHLTMPSATWADERAASMRFIAQSYEHKEQPEEALRWYLRAAAEAPHLREPLVELALLLYTQEEWDGVLYFTQKALAIVERPRTYICEARAWGALPYDLRCQAYYHTGRLQLALEAARAALALEPQDERLQGNVKLLEGLC; from the coding sequence ATGAAGATCGTTGTCTATGCTATTTGCAAAAATGAAGCCCAATTTGTATCCCGCTGGATAAAATCCATGTCTGAGGCCGACCAGATCGTGGTTCTGGACACCGGTTCTACCGACGATACCGTGCAGCGGCTCCGGACACTGGGTGCCCAGGTGACGGTGGAGACCATCTGTCCCTGGCGCTTTGATGTGGCCCGCAACCGCTCTCTGGAGCTGGTGGACCCGGACGCAGATATCTGCGTCTGCACCGACTTAGACGAAGTATTCCATCCCGGCTGGCGAAAAGCCCTGGAGTCCGCCTGGGTACCCGGCACTACCCAGGCCACCTACCGCTACACCTGGAGCTTTCGCGCGGATGGTGACGAGGGTGTGGTCTTCTGGTATGAAAAGATCCATGCCCGTCACGGCTACCGCTGGGTCCACCCAGTACACGAGGTGCTGGAGTGGGTAGGACCTGGTCAGCCGGGCTTGAAGATCTCGGCAGAGGGAGTCCAGCTGGACCACCACCCCGATCCCAAAAAATCCCGGGCCCAGTACCTGCCTCTTCTGGAATTGGCGGTGTCAGAGACGCCTCAGGACGACCGCAGCGTCCACTATCTGGGCCGGGAGTACCTGTTCCACAGCCGGTGGGACGACTGCATCCGCACCCTGACACAGCACCTGACCATGCCCAGCGCCACCTGGGCCGATGAGCGGGCAGCCTCTATGCGGTTTATTGCCCAGTCCTATGAGCACAAGGAGCAGCCGGAGGAGGCGCTTCGCTGGTACCTGCGGGCAGCGGCGGAAGCTCCCCATCTACGGGAACCCCTGGTGGAGCTGGCCCTGCTGCTCTACACCCAGGAGGAGTGGGATGGGGTACTCTACTTTACCCAAAAAGCGCTGGCCATTGTGGAACGTCCCCGCACCTACATCTGCGAAGCTCGGGCCTGGGGAGCTCTGCCCTACGACCTGCGCTGTCAGGCCTATTACCACACGGGGCGTCTCCAACTTGCCCTGGAGGCCGCCCGGGCTGCTCTCGCTCTGGAGCCCCAGGACGAGCGGCTCCAGGGCAACGTGAAGCTGCTGGAAGGGCTGTGCTGA
- a CDS encoding GNAT family N-acetyltransferase — protein sequence MALRLATPMDAPALVGIYGQYIHTPITFEYELPSPREFQDRITHTLEGYPYLVWEENGTPVGYAYAHRFKERAAYQWGAELSVYVAQGHTSQKVGRRLYGALMELLAIQGVRTVYGIVTVPNEKSEGLHRSMGFQDAGICRNTGYVDGAWRDVQTFEKAIGPYDLEPVPITPFPQLSPELVQRVLAKWQ from the coding sequence ATGGCACTGCGACTGGCTACCCCAATGGATGCCCCCGCTCTGGTGGGCATCTATGGGCAGTATATTCATACCCCAATCACCTTTGAGTATGAGCTCCCTTCGCCCCGGGAGTTTCAGGACCGGATCACCCATACACTGGAAGGCTACCCCTATTTGGTCTGGGAGGAGAATGGCACTCCCGTGGGTTACGCCTACGCCCACCGCTTCAAAGAGCGGGCCGCCTATCAGTGGGGTGCCGAGCTGTCCGTCTATGTGGCCCAGGGCCACACCTCCCAAAAAGTAGGCCGGCGGCTGTATGGCGCTCTGATGGAGCTGTTGGCGATTCAGGGAGTGCGCACGGTGTACGGCATCGTCACCGTTCCCAACGAGAAGAGTGAGGGGCTCCACCGCAGTATGGGCTTTCAGGACGCAGGCATCTGCCGTAATACCGGCTATGTGGACGGAGCCTGGCGGGATGTGCAGACCTTTGAGAAGGCCATCGGCCCCTACGACCTGGAGCCTGTCCCCATCACCCCCTTCCCGCAGCTCTCCCCGGAGCTGGTCCAAAGGGTTCTGGCAAAATGGCAGTAA
- a CDS encoding DUF1576 domain-containing protein — translation MQGETMRYNRMHLFFWLYAAVLALAAFLFSSPQEILTGLRTIVLTEDSLITDYVLIAGPGAALMNSALVTAISIVLLKLSREPFNGFSLVVIGLMSGFSLFGKNCVNIWPILLGTWLYAKSRREHFGKYISVGLLATALAPAVSYISLDNGWGNPVAGLITGVIIGFIMPPLSAYTYKIQNGMNLYNVGFACGLVAFLLVPLISSMGATPTTQYHWAKGYDLPFGAALGVLCVVLILGGLFASGKPVWAVWAGYRRLLTTSGRAPSDYLRMFGAGPVLVNMGVNGLIGMAFVLGGGGELNGPTVGGILTIMGFSAFGKHVFNIVPVMAGVFLGSLVMHWELSNPSVQLACLFCTTLAPISGYFGWPYGVLAGFIHSSVVLYTGSPVAGMNLYNNGFSGGLVATVLYPVIIAVFQHRKPTLVDQDYFDPMEHDEPVTPPPAHQITEEKEV, via the coding sequence ATGCAAGGAGAAACTATGCGCTACAACCGGATGCATCTGTTTTTCTGGCTGTATGCTGCTGTGCTGGCCCTGGCGGCCTTCCTGTTTTCCTCACCGCAGGAGATTTTGACCGGATTGCGCACCATCGTATTGACCGAGGACTCCCTGATTACCGACTATGTGCTGATTGCCGGTCCGGGTGCCGCGCTGATGAATTCCGCCCTGGTCACCGCAATTTCCATCGTGCTTTTGAAGCTGTCCCGGGAGCCGTTTAACGGCTTCTCTTTGGTGGTGATTGGGCTGATGTCAGGCTTTTCCCTGTTCGGGAAAAACTGTGTCAATATCTGGCCCATTCTGCTGGGTACCTGGCTATATGCAAAGAGCCGGCGGGAGCACTTTGGCAAGTATATTTCCGTAGGACTGTTGGCCACCGCCCTGGCTCCGGCGGTGAGTTACATCTCCCTGGACAACGGCTGGGGAAACCCGGTGGCAGGACTGATCACCGGCGTGATCATCGGCTTTATCATGCCGCCTCTGTCTGCCTATACATATAAGATCCAAAACGGCATGAACCTGTATAACGTGGGCTTTGCCTGCGGTCTGGTAGCCTTCCTGCTGGTGCCCCTTATCAGCTCTATGGGAGCCACCCCCACCACCCAGTACCACTGGGCAAAAGGGTATGACCTTCCCTTTGGCGCGGCGCTGGGCGTGCTGTGTGTTGTTCTGATCCTGGGGGGGCTCTTCGCATCAGGAAAGCCGGTTTGGGCCGTCTGGGCGGGATACCGCCGTCTGCTGACCACCAGCGGCCGCGCTCCCAGCGACTATCTGCGTATGTTTGGAGCGGGGCCTGTGCTGGTGAATATGGGAGTCAACGGCCTGATCGGCATGGCTTTCGTACTGGGCGGCGGCGGCGAGCTGAACGGCCCCACCGTAGGCGGGATCCTCACCATCATGGGCTTTTCCGCCTTTGGCAAGCACGTGTTCAACATTGTACCCGTCATGGCGGGCGTGTTCCTGGGCAGCCTGGTGATGCACTGGGAACTCAGCAACCCATCCGTGCAGCTGGCCTGCCTGTTCTGCACCACCCTGGCACCCATTTCGGGCTACTTTGGCTGGCCCTATGGTGTTTTGGCTGGGTTTATCCACTCTTCCGTGGTGCTGTACACCGGCAGCCCCGTGGCGGGAATGAATCTATATAACAACGGTTTTTCCGGCGGTCTGGTGGCCACGGTGCTCTACCCGGTAATCATTGCCGTGTTCCAGCACCGCAAACCCACTCTGGTGGATCAGGACTACTTTGATCCTATGGAGCATGACGAGCCGGTAACGCCTCCACCTGCCCATCAGATCACAGAGGAAAAAGAGGTATAA
- the ribF gene encoding riboflavin biosynthesis protein RibF — MSNTKRVIALGFFDGVHKGHGALLSTVTRRAQELDAAACAFTFDRSPTAAITGQVVPLLSSVEDRVWLMRSCYGIQEVIVSSFDGMMRMDWQDFITEYLIKQLNVVHVVAGHDFHFGYMGKGNPQRLKETCEKLGVGCDIIGKVEQEGITISSTYIRTLIAQGEMERAVDFLGHPHVLTNRVTHGKKIGSSSLGFPTVNLRIPAPVIVPAFGVYATRVVVDGESHMAVTNVGVRPTVSDNDGRVTVEGFILDFSGDLYGKELRMEFYSYLRGEKKFPSLQALAEEIGRNAQQTRDFFAAHPQM; from the coding sequence TTGAGCAATACCAAACGGGTGATCGCCCTGGGTTTTTTTGACGGGGTGCACAAGGGCCACGGAGCCCTGCTGTCCACCGTGACGCGCCGGGCACAGGAACTGGACGCGGCGGCCTGCGCCTTCACCTTTGACCGCAGTCCCACCGCTGCCATCACCGGACAGGTGGTGCCCCTGCTCAGCTCGGTGGAGGACCGGGTGTGGCTGATGCGTAGCTGCTACGGCATCCAGGAGGTCATCGTGTCCAGCTTTGACGGCATGATGCGCATGGACTGGCAGGATTTTATTACGGAATATTTGATCAAGCAGCTGAATGTGGTCCATGTGGTGGCCGGTCACGACTTCCATTTCGGCTATATGGGCAAGGGAAACCCCCAGCGGCTCAAGGAGACCTGCGAGAAGCTGGGCGTGGGCTGCGACATTATCGGAAAGGTGGAGCAGGAGGGCATCACTATCTCCTCCACCTACATCCGTACCCTCATCGCCCAGGGGGAGATGGAGCGGGCCGTGGACTTTTTGGGCCATCCCCATGTGCTTACCAACCGGGTGACTCACGGTAAGAAGATCGGCAGTTCGTCCCTGGGCTTCCCCACGGTGAACCTGCGTATCCCTGCTCCGGTGATCGTTCCCGCCTTCGGTGTATACGCCACCCGGGTGGTGGTGGATGGAGAGAGCCACATGGCGGTGACCAATGTGGGGGTTCGTCCCACAGTGTCCGATAACGACGGGCGGGTGACGGTGGAAGGGTTTATCCTGGACTTTTCCGGCGACCTGTACGGCAAGGAGCTGCGGATGGAGTTTTACAGCTACCTGCGTGGAGAGAAAAAATTCCCCTCTCTCCAGGCCCTGGCCGAGGAGATCGGACGCAACGCCCAGCAGACCCGGGACTTCTTTGCCGCCCATCCCCAGATGTAA
- the truB gene encoding tRNA pseudouridine(55) synthase TruB, with amino-acid sequence MPNGIIVIDKPQDWTSMDVCAKLRGLFHEKRIGHAGTLDPMATGVLPVFVGRATRAVEFASEGDKEYLAGLRLGTVTDTQDTSGRVLEEHPVSVTREELEAALAPFWGEIQQLPPMYSAIKVNGKKLYELARKGREVERKPRAITIHSLEVEGQESATDFLIRVRCSKGTYVRTLCHDIGQALGCGGTMYSLRRTMAAGFTLEDALPLEQVLQAEDPASLLLGVDAYFAGRPVLILKPAAEKKVRNGMTLVLPDAPPAGEYRVYSEAGEFLALSRVSQGKLITIKSFFQV; translated from the coding sequence ATGCCTAATGGAATTATTGTGATTGATAAGCCACAGGACTGGACATCTATGGATGTGTGCGCCAAGCTTCGGGGGCTGTTCCACGAAAAGCGGATCGGTCATGCCGGAACCCTGGACCCTATGGCTACCGGCGTGCTGCCGGTATTTGTAGGCCGGGCAACCCGGGCAGTGGAGTTTGCCAGTGAGGGGGACAAGGAGTACCTGGCCGGTCTGCGGCTGGGCACCGTCACCGACACTCAGGACACCTCAGGCCGGGTGCTGGAGGAGCATCCCGTCTCAGTGACTCGGGAAGAATTGGAGGCGGCGCTGGCCCCCTTCTGGGGCGAAATTCAGCAGCTGCCACCCATGTACTCCGCCATTAAGGTAAACGGGAAAAAGCTGTATGAATTGGCCCGAAAGGGCCGTGAGGTGGAGCGCAAGCCCCGGGCCATCACCATCCACTCCCTGGAGGTGGAGGGCCAGGAGAGCGCCACCGACTTTCTTATCCGGGTGCGCTGCTCCAAGGGGACCTATGTGCGTACTCTGTGCCACGACATTGGCCAGGCCCTGGGATGCGGAGGAACCATGTACTCCCTGCGGCGGACCATGGCGGCCGGTTTTACCTTGGAGGACGCCCTGCCTCTGGAGCAGGTACTCCAGGCTGAGGATCCCGCGAGCCTGCTGCTGGGGGTGGATGCCTACTTTGCCGGCCGCCCTGTGCTGATCCTGAAACCTGCGGCAGAGAAAAAGGTGCGCAACGGCATGACACTGGTGCTGCCTGATGCGCCCCCTGCCGGGGAGTATCGGGTATACAGTGAGGCAGGAGAGTTTCTGGCTTTGAGTCGGGTCTCCCAAGGAAAGCTCATTACCATCAAGAGCTTTTTCCAGGTTTGA
- a CDS encoding DHH family phosphoesterase — translation MSTLTYEQAAQRLLEGDGYLILTHVRPDGDTVGCAAALCTALREQGKEAYVLPNPELTAIFAPYLEGLLAPEGYQPKKVVSVDMAARGLFPENAQCYLEKVDLAFDHHPSQEFFAKETCLDAGRAACGELMYDVIRQWGSVSQAVALPLYVAVSTDTGCFVYSNTSPATHAVAAALLETGIDFYPINRRHFRTRSLKRLKLEGMLTSGMEVLDEGKLAIVTLTLDMIAQVEAKEEDLDDISAFVGGVEGVHTGVTIRELRPGVCKISLRTEPGELNASAVCAILGGGGHAAAAGATVEGDPAYTRKVLVEAIRQVQSQGK, via the coding sequence ATGAGCACGCTGACCTATGAGCAGGCCGCCCAGCGGCTGCTGGAGGGAGACGGTTACCTGATTCTTACCCATGTGCGCCCAGACGGGGACACGGTGGGCTGTGCCGCCGCCCTTTGTACCGCCCTGCGGGAGCAGGGAAAGGAGGCTTATGTCCTGCCCAACCCGGAGCTCACCGCCATCTTTGCCCCCTATCTGGAGGGCCTGCTGGCTCCTGAGGGATACCAGCCTAAGAAGGTGGTCAGCGTAGACATGGCGGCCCGGGGGCTGTTCCCGGAGAATGCCCAGTGCTATCTGGAGAAGGTGGACCTGGCCTTTGACCACCACCCTTCTCAGGAGTTTTTTGCCAAGGAGACCTGCCTGGACGCAGGCCGGGCTGCCTGCGGCGAGCTGATGTACGATGTGATCCGCCAATGGGGAAGCGTGAGCCAGGCGGTGGCTCTGCCCCTCTACGTGGCGGTGTCCACCGACACCGGCTGCTTTGTCTATTCCAATACCTCTCCGGCGACCCACGCGGTGGCTGCCGCTCTGCTGGAGACGGGAATCGACTTTTACCCCATCAACCGCCGCCATTTCCGTACTCGCTCCCTCAAGCGACTGAAGCTGGAGGGAATGCTCACTTCCGGTATGGAAGTGCTGGACGAGGGAAAACTGGCCATTGTTACCCTGACCCTGGACATGATTGCCCAGGTGGAAGCGAAAGAGGAGGACCTGGACGACATTTCCGCCTTTGTGGGCGGGGTAGAGGGGGTCCACACTGGGGTTACCATCCGGGAGCTGCGCCCCGGCGTGTGCAAAATCTCTCTGCGCACCGAGCCCGGTGAACTCAACGCCAGCGCGGTGTGTGCCATTCTGGGCGGCGGCGGACATGCTGCCGCGGCCGGAGCCACCGTGGAGGGCGACCCCGCCTATACCCGGAAGGTGCTGGTGGAGGCCATCCGCCAGGTGCAGAGCCAGGGCAAGTAA
- the rbfA gene encoding 30S ribosome-binding factor RbfA — protein MASNRIGRINEEIQRELSSLIPTVKDPRVTGMISVTAVETTPDLKYAKVHISVLDKSNEAQVLKGLKSAGGYLRRELGRTLNLRNTPQLSFVPDDSIDKGAHILSMLRDPNVVKPVNPDNHYGEDQEDEE, from the coding sequence ATGGCTTCCAATCGTATCGGCCGTATCAACGAGGAGATCCAGCGGGAGCTGTCTTCCCTGATCCCCACGGTAAAAGATCCCCGGGTGACCGGGATGATTTCTGTGACGGCGGTGGAGACCACACCGGATCTGAAATATGCCAAGGTCCACATCAGTGTATTGGACAAGTCCAATGAGGCCCAGGTGCTCAAGGGCCTGAAGTCGGCGGGCGGCTATCTGCGCCGGGAGCTGGGCCGCACTTTGAACCTGCGCAACACCCCCCAGCTGTCCTTCGTCCCCGACGATTCCATCGACAAGGGCGCCCACATCCTCAGCATGCTGCGGGACCCCAACGTGGTCAAGCCGGTGAACCCCGACAACCACTACGGTGAGGACCAGGAGGACGAGGAATGA
- the infB gene encoding translation initiation factor IF-2 yields MMIKYPIHKVAKDFKKGSKELQSKEVMDILTQYGHPPKNHMQPLTDQELSLVFEYLTQHNQVDSIQSIYEDVYHEPAAAKAEAPKAAQSKPVQQGKPAGQPKPAQQQNKGGNAQARPQQGQQQAAHKPQAQQSQQTVSQPSSRVPTKKVVDTRGGGAVNLDKYDERLESFTDQRQQDRGGKEKFQNRNAQRQRGRQQGPGNKRKQEEQDRLRRLQLEIAKKAPLKVMIPDEIGVGELASRMKKTGAEVVKTLMKMGVMASLSEIIDYDTAALVAMELGCKVEKEVVVTIEEKLIDTTEDKEEDLIPRAPVVVVMGHVDHGKTSLLDYIRHANVVSGEAGGITQHIGAYQVDVNGSPVTFLDTPGHEAFTAMRARGAMVTDVAILVVAADDGIMPQTVESINHAKAAEIPVIVAINKMDKPTANPERIKQQLTEYSLVPEEWGGDTIICPISAKTGEGIDNLLDMVVLTAEMRELKANPNRSAHGAVIEARLDKGRGPVATLLVQNGTLHQGDVIIAGTAVGRVRAMTNDKGQKVTEAGPSVPVEIIGMGEVPEAGDDFHAVADERMARELAEQRKAEQKSSMNSNVGKVTLEDLFSQIQAGEMKNLNIIVKADVQGSAEAVKSSLEKISNEEVRVRVIHCAVGAINESDVMLASTSGAIIVGFNVRPDANAKESAARMKVDMRMYRVIYDAINEIEAAMKGMLAPKFKEVDLGRAEVRNVFRITGVGMVAGCYVLDGKMQRNAQMRLLRDNIVIYDGSIASLQRFKDSVKEVAAGYECGITFEKFQDIKEGDIIEAFVMEQIEV; encoded by the coding sequence ATGATGATCAAATATCCCATCCACAAGGTGGCCAAGGATTTTAAGAAGGGGTCCAAGGAGCTCCAGTCCAAGGAGGTCATGGACATCCTGACTCAGTATGGGCATCCGCCCAAGAACCACATGCAGCCCCTGACTGACCAGGAGCTGTCCCTGGTGTTTGAATATCTCACCCAGCACAATCAGGTGGACTCCATCCAGTCCATCTATGAGGATGTGTACCACGAGCCCGCCGCTGCCAAGGCGGAGGCCCCCAAGGCCGCCCAGAGCAAGCCCGTCCAGCAGGGTAAGCCCGCCGGACAGCCCAAGCCCGCCCAGCAGCAGAACAAGGGCGGCAATGCCCAGGCCCGGCCCCAGCAGGGCCAGCAGCAGGCGGCCCATAAGCCCCAGGCGCAGCAGAGCCAGCAGACCGTGTCTCAGCCCTCCAGCCGTGTGCCTACCAAGAAGGTGGTGGATACCCGCGGCGGCGGCGCGGTGAATCTGGATAAGTATGACGAGCGTCTGGAGTCCTTCACCGACCAGCGTCAGCAGGACCGGGGCGGCAAGGAGAAGTTCCAGAACCGCAACGCACAGCGTCAGCGCGGCCGTCAGCAGGGTCCCGGCAACAAGCGTAAGCAGGAGGAGCAGGATCGTCTGCGCCGTCTGCAGCTGGAGATTGCCAAGAAGGCTCCGCTGAAGGTGATGATCCCTGACGAGATCGGCGTGGGCGAGCTGGCCAGCCGCATGAAGAAGACCGGCGCCGAGGTGGTCAAGACCCTGATGAAGATGGGCGTCATGGCCTCCCTCAGCGAGATCATCGACTACGACACCGCCGCCTTGGTTGCTATGGAGCTGGGCTGCAAGGTGGAGAAGGAAGTCGTTGTCACCATCGAGGAGAAGCTCATCGACACCACCGAGGACAAGGAAGAGGATCTGATCCCCCGCGCCCCCGTTGTGGTGGTCATGGGCCACGTCGACCACGGCAAGACCTCTCTGCTGGACTATATCCGCCACGCCAACGTGGTTTCCGGCGAGGCCGGCGGCATTACCCAGCACATCGGCGCCTATCAGGTGGATGTGAATGGCAGCCCCGTCACCTTCCTGGACACCCCCGGCCACGAGGCCTTTACCGCCATGCGTGCCCGCGGCGCCATGGTCACCGACGTAGCCATCCTGGTGGTGGCCGCTGACGACGGCATCATGCCCCAGACCGTGGAGTCCATCAACCACGCCAAGGCCGCCGAGATCCCCGTGATCGTGGCCATCAACAAGATGGATAAACCCACCGCCAACCCCGAGCGCATCAAGCAGCAGCTCACCGAGTACTCCCTGGTGCCCGAGGAGTGGGGCGGCGACACCATTATCTGCCCCATCTCCGCCAAGACCGGCGAGGGCATTGACAACCTGCTGGACATGGTGGTCCTCACCGCTGAGATGCGGGAGTTGAAGGCCAACCCCAACCGCTCTGCCCACGGTGCCGTCATCGAGGCCCGGCTGGACAAGGGCCGCGGCCCTGTGGCCACCCTGCTGGTGCAGAACGGTACCCTGCATCAGGGCGACGTGATCATTGCCGGCACCGCCGTGGGCCGTGTCCGCGCCATGACCAACGACAAGGGCCAGAAGGTCACCGAGGCCGGCCCCTCCGTCCCCGTGGAGATCATCGGTATGGGCGAAGTGCCTGAGGCCGGCGATGACTTCCACGCTGTGGCCGACGAGCGCATGGCCCGGGAGCTGGCCGAGCAGCGCAAGGCAGAGCAGAAGAGCAGCATGAACAGCAACGTGGGCAAGGTCACTCTGGAGGATCTGTTCAGCCAGATCCAGGCCGGTGAGATGAAGAACCTGAACATCATCGTCAAGGCCGACGTGCAGGGCTCCGCCGAGGCGGTGAAGTCCTCCCTGGAGAAGATCTCCAACGAGGAGGTCCGGGTGCGGGTCATCCACTGCGCCGTGGGCGCCATCAACGAGAGCGACGTCATGCTGGCGAGTACCTCCGGGGCCATCATCGTGGGCTTCAACGTCCGCCCCGACGCCAACGCCAAGGAGAGCGCCGCCCGGATGAAGGTGGATATGCGGATGTACCGGGTCATCTACGACGCCATCAACGAGATCGAGGCGGCTATGAAGGGCATGCTGGCTCCCAAGTTCAAGGAAGTGGACCTGGGCCGCGCCGAGGTGCGCAACGTGTTCCGCATCACCGGCGTGGGCATGGTGGCCGGCTGCTACGTGCTGGACGGCAAGATGCAGCGTAACGCCCAGATGCGTCTGCTGCGTGACAATATCGTTATCTATGACGGCTCCATTGCCTCCCTGCAGCGCTTCAAGGACAGCGTGAAGGAGGTTGCCGCCGGCTACGAGTGCGGTATCACCTTTGAGAAGTTCCAGGACATCAAGGAAGGCGATATCATCGAGGCCTTTGTGATGGAGCAGATCGAGGTATAA